A single genomic interval of Corvus cornix cornix isolate S_Up_H32 chromosome 1, ASM73873v5, whole genome shotgun sequence harbors:
- the SLC19A2 gene encoding thiamine transporter 1 encodes MADSHGGRPAQRSARAAGGGACCWALPTALLCAYGFFCSVRPSEPFLTRYLLGPHKNLSETQVFNEIYPVWTYSYLALLFPVFLATDYLRYKPVVLLQGLSLIVTWFMLLYAQELWAIQFLEFFYGMGTATDIAYYSYIYSVVDINLYQKVTSYCRSATLVGYTVGSVSGQILVSVAGWSLFSLNVISLTSISIAFGTAWFLPMPQKSLFFHHLSSQRLSCEMKVMDCKNGAVVQDHPDVQRAPGWEDEAKVPLNGEGHSAEKQKQKVDIVKVLKDLWRDLLQCYSSRTMLCWSVWWALSTCGYFQVINYAQGLWEMVLPSHSADIYNGAVEAASTLLGAVAVVVVGHIKTSWAMWGEVALALFSFLIAAAVYVMDTVRNIWVCYASYVVFRIIYMMLITIATFQIATNLSVERYALVFGVNTFIALALQTLLTLIVVDASGLGLGIFTQFMIYASYFAAISLVFLVSGICSIVRAYRRREQMQSGSPESQ; translated from the exons atGGCGGACTCGCACGGGGGGCGGCCGGCGCAGCGCTCCGCCCGGGCTGCCGGCGGCGGCGCGTGCTGCTGGGCGCTGCCCACGGCGCTGCTCTGCGCCTACGGCTTCTTCTGCAGCGTGCGGCCGTCGGAGCCCTTCCTCACGCGGTACCTGCTGGGGCCGCACAAGAACCTCTCCGAGACCCAG GTGTTCAACGAGATTTACCCGGTGTGGACTTACTCCTACCTGGCGCTGCTGTTCCCCGTGTTCCTGGCCACGGACTACCTGCGGTACAAGCCTGTGGTCCTGCTGCAGGGCCTGAGCCTCATCGTCACCTGGTTCATGCTGCTGTATGCCCAGGAGCTGTGGGCCATCCAGTTCCTTGAGTTCTTCTACGGGATGGGGACTGCCACCGACATCGCCTATTATTCCTACATCTACAGTGTCGTCGATATCAATCTGTACCAAAAGGTTACCAGCTACTGCCGAAGTGCCACCCTGGTGGGCTACACAGTGGGCTCGGTGTCTGGGCAGATCCTTGTGTCAGTAGCGGGATGGTCCCTTTTCAGCTTGAATGTTATCTCCTTAACCAGCATATCCATTGCCTTTGGCACGGCGTGGTTCCTGCCCATGCcacaaaaaagccttttctttcacCACCTTTCAAGTCAGCGGCTTAGCTGTGAAATGAAGGTCATGGACTGTAAAAATGGAGCAGTTGTCCAAGATCATCCCGATGTGCAGAGGGCACCTGGCTGGGAGGATGAGGCAAAAGTTCCCTTAAATGGGGAGGGTCATTCAGCAGAGAAACAG aaacagaaagtaGATATCGTAAAGGTGCTCAAGGATCTCTGGCGGGACTTGCTGCAGTGCTACTCCTCCAGGACCATGCTCTGCTGGTCTGTGTGGTGGGCACTGTCCACCTGTGGCTACTTTCAGGTCATCAACTACGCTCAGGGCCTGTGGGAGATGGTGCTTCCTTCTCACAGCGCGGACATCTACAATGGTGCTGTGGAGGCAGCTTCGACGCTCCTAG GAGCTGTTGCAGTTGTTGTTGTGGGTCACATAAAAACATCCTGGGCAATGTGGGGTGAGGTGGCACTTGCCCTGTTCTCCTTtcttattgctgctgctgtgtatGTCATGGACACTGTTCGTAACATCTGGGTGTGCTATGCATCCTATGTCGTCTTCAGAATTATCTACATGATGCTAATCACAATAGCAAC GTTCCAGATTGCTACAAATCTCAGTGTGGAGCGGTATGCGCTGGTGTTTGGGGTCAATACTTTCATTGCGTTAGCACTTCAGACTCTGCTCACTTTGATTGTCGTGGATGCCAGTGGGCTTGGCTTGGGCATCTTCACCCAG TTCATGATTTATGCCTCTTACTTTGCGGCCATCTCGCTGGTGTTCTTGGTCAGCGGCATCTGCAGTATTGTGAGAGCTTACAGGAGGCGAGAGCAGATGCAAAGCGGATCACCTGAAAGCCAGTAG